Proteins from a genomic interval of Paenibacillus sp. FSL R5-0623:
- a CDS encoding ATPase, T2SS/T4P/T4SS family — MLWNTIWISLILILCLTYIWFKYRTFLREKNARVPEQESFTIDMLIEKVKNSLHELSHSQLADAGMHEEEYRRRINQRAEMRKALKGCVSGSVSDKTYVKNLIGDLLTRSIGLNKSNVDEVILFAEPDLLTIQDRFEIVFYLYRQQFGVDALSRMIDTYDLGRLRMEEGTDDEGSYYISEEDIQYVFDCEYRELGFREKTDIIVQRIYQHYKGFSVVDEIRDQRIDGVSGGVSGMLDTTHNIGFQKPASWNDLLEQGLEDDTHEEPLSGMESVWIFYKGKSIHLSFLSFGSIRELKRVCQNIYKYNYPGQLSEASGYKVNEMKDGSRVVVVRPPFAESWAFFVRKFDIPNASLEQLITGNNADLPITLLQYLMKGSRITAVTGAQGSGKTTLLMAMVKHIYASYTLRVQEMAFELQLRRIYSRRNILSFRETEHISGQQGLDLQKKTDGTVNILGEVASDEVAAWMIQMSQVASLFTLFTHHAKTFRDLVFSLRNSLLKTGMFQHEHIAEEQVVSVINFDVHMKKDAEGRRYIERITECLPRANQGDSVEERAGFTFRNVVEYRDGEYVATAPISSECMLDMREQMTLQDAEKFGQFMKQHWGDLHDN, encoded by the coding sequence ATGCTCTGGAATACCATATGGATAAGTTTAATTTTGATTCTGTGCCTGACTTATATCTGGTTCAAGTACAGAACGTTTCTTCGTGAAAAGAATGCTCGTGTTCCTGAACAGGAATCATTCACGATTGACATGTTAATTGAAAAGGTGAAGAACTCACTTCATGAGCTTAGTCATAGTCAGCTCGCGGATGCGGGTATGCATGAAGAAGAATATCGTCGAAGAATTAATCAACGTGCAGAGATGAGAAAAGCACTGAAAGGCTGTGTCTCAGGCAGTGTCAGCGACAAAACGTATGTTAAAAATCTGATAGGGGATCTGCTGACCCGAAGCATAGGGCTGAACAAGTCAAATGTAGATGAAGTTATTTTGTTTGCAGAACCAGATTTGTTGACGATTCAGGACCGATTCGAAATTGTGTTTTATCTGTACCGACAGCAATTCGGTGTGGATGCACTCTCCCGCATGATTGATACCTACGATCTGGGAAGGCTGCGAATGGAGGAAGGTACGGACGATGAAGGAAGTTATTATATTTCTGAGGAGGATATTCAGTATGTGTTCGATTGCGAATATCGAGAGCTTGGATTCAGAGAAAAGACGGATATTATCGTGCAACGTATCTATCAACATTATAAAGGGTTCTCGGTTGTTGATGAGATAAGGGACCAACGGATTGACGGCGTTAGTGGTGGTGTCAGCGGTATGTTGGATACTACTCATAATATTGGATTTCAGAAACCGGCATCATGGAATGATCTGCTGGAGCAAGGACTGGAGGATGATACACATGAAGAACCGCTTAGCGGCATGGAGAGTGTATGGATTTTCTATAAAGGGAAATCCATTCATCTATCTTTTCTGTCCTTCGGCAGCATCCGTGAACTGAAAAGGGTATGCCAGAATATATACAAATACAATTATCCGGGACAGTTGTCAGAAGCAAGTGGGTACAAAGTGAACGAGATGAAAGACGGTTCCCGTGTCGTTGTTGTCAGACCTCCTTTTGCAGAATCGTGGGCGTTCTTCGTCCGGAAGTTCGACATTCCGAATGCTTCACTTGAGCAATTAATTACGGGTAACAACGCAGATCTGCCAATTACATTGCTTCAATATTTGATGAAAGGAAGCCGGATCACAGCGGTAACCGGAGCACAGGGTTCTGGTAAAACGACATTACTTATGGCTATGGTCAAACACATCTATGCATCGTATACCCTTCGGGTGCAGGAGATGGCGTTCGAACTTCAATTAAGACGGATCTATAGCCGACGTAATATTTTGAGTTTCCGAGAGACTGAACACATTTCAGGTCAACAAGGGCTTGATTTGCAGAAAAAAACGGATGGTACCGTCAATATTCTTGGTGAGGTAGCGAGTGATGAAGTGGCAGCATGGATGATTCAAATGTCTCAGGTTGCCAGTCTGTTCACCCTGTTTACCCACCATGCCAAAACGTTTCGTGATCTGGTTTTCTCCCTTCGTAATTCCTTGCTCAAGACAGGTATGTTCCAGCATGAGCATATTGCTGAGGAGCAGGTTGTGAGTGTCATCAATTTCGATGTTCATATGAAGAAAGATGCCGAGGGACGAAGATATATCGAACGTATTACGGAATGTCTTCCTCGTGCGAATCAAGGTGACAGCGTGGAAGAGAGGGCAGGTTTTACATTTCGTAATGTAGTGGAGTACAGAGATGGAGAGTATGTTGCAACAGCTCCAATCTCCTCGGAATGCATGTTGGATATGCGAGAACAGATGACATTACAGGATGCCGAGAAATTTGGACAGTTTATGAAGCAACACTGGGGTGATCTACATGACAATTAA
- a CDS encoding thioredoxin family protein has product MKPITSKMLMRSVWEGMPQAVFIYTPLCGTCAAARRMLDVVEHMLPEGILSEMNIHDIPELVQQFQISSVPAVMLFDGQQDVPKMVYRMSSVEHLLSEIRKAVLK; this is encoded by the coding sequence ATGAAGCCAATTACATCCAAAATGTTAATGCGCAGTGTATGGGAAGGCATGCCACAGGCTGTATTTATATATACCCCTTTATGTGGGACATGTGCGGCAGCACGGCGTATGTTAGATGTCGTTGAGCACATGCTGCCAGAAGGTATTTTATCCGAAATGAACATTCATGACATTCCTGAACTTGTACAACAATTTCAAATTTCAAGCGTACCAGCAGTGATGCTGTTTGACGGCCAGCAAGATGTTCCAAAAATGGTTTATCGGATGAGCTCTGTGGAGCATTTGCTCTCGGAGATCCGAAAGGCGGTGCTGAAATGA
- a CDS encoding TIGR01457 family HAD-type hydrolase produces the protein MIKAYLIDLDGTLYHGRHRIEGADQLIRTLQELGKPYLFVTNNSSRTPQGVADHLNGMGIPADASQVCTSAVAAAEYVAEESPGATVACIGEAGLLQAIEEAGLQLTEDAPEYVIQGIDREFSYDKLTKALRWINAGSKFIMTNPDLQLPSDDGLTPGAGTIGAAIEAATGVHPTVIGKPSSVIMKSAISRLNLVSHEVAVIGDNMRTDIAAGVAAGCETLLVLTGVTTRDNMDGHIQAAKARPDHVFEDLHKLMEWLSQEADQASKKG, from the coding sequence GTGATTAAGGCCTATCTGATTGACTTGGATGGTACGCTCTATCATGGCAGACATCGTATCGAAGGAGCCGATCAGCTTATTCGAACACTGCAAGAGCTAGGAAAGCCGTATTTATTCGTAACAAATAATTCTTCCCGTACACCACAAGGTGTGGCAGATCATCTGAACGGGATGGGCATACCTGCCGACGCGTCTCAAGTATGCACTTCTGCAGTGGCAGCTGCTGAATATGTTGCTGAAGAGTCCCCAGGTGCAACAGTGGCATGTATCGGAGAAGCAGGATTGCTGCAAGCCATAGAAGAAGCAGGACTACAGCTGACGGAAGATGCGCCAGAATATGTGATACAGGGGATTGATCGTGAATTTTCCTATGATAAACTGACCAAGGCGTTAAGGTGGATTAATGCGGGATCAAAATTCATCATGACCAACCCGGATTTGCAGCTTCCTTCTGATGATGGCCTGACACCTGGGGCGGGGACTATTGGAGCAGCAATTGAAGCCGCGACCGGCGTTCATCCTACCGTCATCGGTAAGCCATCGAGTGTTATAATGAAGTCGGCCATTAGCCGGCTAAACCTGGTGTCTCATGAAGTGGCAGTGATCGGAGATAATATGCGAACCGATATTGCAGCTGGAGTTGCAGCAGGGTGTGAGACGCTGTTGGTACTTACTGGTGTGACAACACGAGATAATATGGATGGGCACATTCAAGCAGCGAAGGCTCGACCTGATCATGTGTTTGAAGATTTGCATAAATTGATGGAGTGGCTGTCGCAAGAGGCAGACCAAGCTTCCAAAAAGGGGTAA
- a CDS encoding serine/threonine protein kinase encodes MRHPARLERGSLLGGRYRIVSILGTGGMSHVYEAEDLKLPGKLWAIKESVTIMPYEGSMETEAALLTSLRHPRLPQIVDFFVPDEDGYTYLVMEYIDGLTLSEYFKQCRGKIPMEQLTELVLQLLDVLSYLHNLNPPVIYRDLKPSNIMITPEHEVRLIDFGIARSYKPQSAEDTVKLGTAGFAAPEQYGSGQTDARSDLYGLGALLLYLMTSGAYTEWIQGVESSIRSDVPRTYIPVARRLLRYNAEERFQSADEVRKELLRIPGGTMPGGDTTMTLNGGTRVIALTGASSGVGVTHTAIAISHYLERQNFKVAVIEMSPRSQSFARIQQIAQAGKPVPAGRQFAVDGVHYWKQSGRADILSLLGGSYQFIVMDLGSGQDQNRLEEFLRADLPIVIGSGAEWRQAEIGAFVRSHHRYPREKWIYCLPLAASEAVQRIRKVLDTSSVYSLPLHIDPFDKDAQTDRVFSHILMHMMALHPKKRSFFSRRKVHD; translated from the coding sequence ATGAGACATCCGGCGAGGCTGGAACGCGGAAGCCTGCTGGGAGGTAGATATCGTATCGTATCCATTCTGGGAACAGGCGGAATGAGCCATGTATACGAGGCGGAGGATCTGAAGTTGCCGGGCAAGTTATGGGCAATTAAAGAAAGCGTAACGATTATGCCATATGAAGGCAGTATGGAGACGGAAGCCGCTCTTCTGACATCACTTCGCCATCCAAGATTGCCGCAAATTGTTGATTTTTTTGTCCCGGATGAAGATGGGTACACGTACTTGGTGATGGAATACATCGACGGGTTAACGCTCAGTGAGTATTTCAAGCAGTGTCGTGGGAAGATCCCGATGGAGCAGTTAACGGAGCTTGTACTTCAATTGCTCGATGTGTTGAGTTATCTGCATAATCTGAATCCACCTGTGATCTATAGGGATCTGAAACCATCAAACATCATGATCACGCCGGAACATGAAGTAAGATTAATTGATTTTGGCATCGCCAGAAGTTACAAACCGCAAAGTGCCGAAGATACCGTTAAGTTGGGAACAGCTGGTTTTGCCGCTCCAGAACAATATGGCTCGGGTCAGACCGATGCGCGTTCAGATCTATATGGACTCGGAGCATTGCTGCTGTATCTCATGACAAGTGGGGCGTATACAGAATGGATTCAGGGTGTGGAAAGCTCCATCCGAAGTGATGTACCACGTACCTACATTCCCGTGGCAAGAAGACTGTTGAGGTATAATGCCGAAGAGCGATTCCAATCTGCTGATGAGGTAAGGAAGGAACTGCTCCGAATACCCGGCGGAACAATGCCCGGTGGAGATACAACGATGACCTTGAATGGCGGAACAAGAGTTATTGCCCTGACTGGTGCTTCATCTGGTGTAGGGGTTACCCACACGGCTATAGCTATCAGTCATTATCTCGAAAGGCAAAACTTCAAAGTAGCTGTGATTGAAATGTCACCTCGCTCTCAATCCTTTGCAAGGATTCAACAAATCGCTCAAGCGGGTAAACCGGTGCCAGCAGGCAGACAGTTTGCAGTGGATGGTGTGCATTATTGGAAACAATCCGGGCGAGCGGATATTTTGTCTTTGCTTGGGGGGAGTTATCAGTTCATCGTGATGGATCTCGGTAGTGGTCAGGATCAGAACCGGCTGGAAGAATTCCTGCGTGCAGATCTACCTATTGTTATAGGCTCAGGTGCTGAATGGAGACAGGCGGAGATTGGCGCTTTTGTTCGATCACATCATCGGTATCCACGAGAGAAATGGATATATTGTCTGCCCTTGGCAGCAAGTGAAGCTGTTCAGCGCATTCGTAAAGTTCTGGATACATCGAGTGTATATAGTCTGCCGTTACATATCGACCCTTTTGACAAGGACGCACAGACGGATAGAGTGTTTTCACATATTTTAATGCATATGATGGCACTACACCCCAAGAAACGTTCGTTCTTTTCACGAAGAAAAGTACATGATTAG
- a CDS encoding ATP-binding cassette domain-containing protein: protein MISMEHVSLRREENQILDDVHLRIEQGEHWVILGRNGSGKTTLLEMMNGYMFPSQGRIEVLGNLYGQCDVREVRKEIGYISQTLIEKLTPRDPVWEVVATGAYAFLRFYQTIPDEVKVKAMSLLDDMGFANLANNPLGTLSQGERKKVMLARSLMAEPKLLIMDEPCAGLDLYEREKMLAEIDRLRQRNITVVYVTHHVEEIVPLFTHVALIRDGRIAAAGPKHEVLTQDTIKHTYDVPVDIQWDNGRPWIRVRSGG from the coding sequence ATAATCTCGATGGAACATGTCTCACTTAGACGAGAAGAGAATCAAATCTTGGATGACGTACATTTGCGTATCGAACAAGGCGAACATTGGGTTATTCTGGGCCGGAATGGTTCTGGAAAAACAACGTTACTCGAAATGATGAACGGATATATGTTTCCAAGCCAGGGACGTATTGAAGTACTCGGTAATTTGTATGGACAATGTGACGTCAGGGAAGTACGTAAGGAAATCGGTTATATCAGCCAAACGTTGATTGAGAAACTCACACCCAGAGATCCGGTATGGGAGGTCGTCGCTACAGGAGCTTATGCTTTTTTGCGTTTTTATCAGACAATTCCGGATGAAGTAAAAGTAAAGGCAATGAGTTTGCTGGATGACATGGGTTTTGCCAACCTGGCTAACAACCCGCTAGGAACGTTATCCCAAGGGGAGCGCAAAAAAGTCATGCTCGCTCGTTCATTAATGGCTGAGCCAAAATTGCTGATTATGGACGAGCCTTGTGCCGGACTAGATTTATATGAACGTGAGAAAATGCTGGCTGAGATTGATCGTCTGCGCCAGCGTAACATTACAGTTGTGTATGTAACACATCATGTTGAAGAGATCGTACCTTTATTTACACATGTGGCCTTGATCCGCGATGGACGTATTGCGGCAGCCGGCCCCAAACATGAAGTTTTGACACAAGATACAATTAAGCATACGTACGATGTTCCGGTCGATATCCAGTGGGATAATGGTCGTCCATGGATACGCGTACGTTCTGGAGGGTAA
- a CDS encoding SAM-dependent methyltransferase: protein MSTQSSWEEGNFSRFICTANHGFAPYAQEELRRTFGAVKSTVLVPGEILLAGLPVAEEEVADKLWAEYPTFLRHIQPVQFQENTEDSEQSIEKLVAFVLNHKELNGASVVLQVRKTEGAFWQENAASLKQLLTEKLDELGCEWVVRDAEYVISVFATNDMLYAGVSRPEQNLSDWSGGAVRFQKEEGQISRAKFKLLEAEQTFGIDFTSFHKALDIGAAPGGWTSFLLERGLEVTAVDPAKMDATLLASPKLTFLKKNAGDVRFREGEFDLLVCDMSWSPKLMSRLVSDLLYSLQPGGTAIVTVKLLHKKPLALIKDVIDTFERSRMQIQRSKQLFHNREEITLYMVKY, encoded by the coding sequence TTGAGTACACAATCGTCTTGGGAAGAAGGCAACTTCTCCCGTTTTATCTGCACGGCCAATCATGGCTTTGCCCCTTATGCTCAGGAAGAGTTGCGCCGTACGTTTGGTGCGGTGAAGAGCACGGTACTCGTACCAGGAGAAATATTGCTTGCGGGTCTGCCTGTAGCGGAGGAAGAAGTTGCAGATAAGCTGTGGGCAGAGTATCCAACGTTTTTACGTCATATTCAACCTGTTCAGTTTCAGGAGAATACAGAAGATTCGGAGCAGTCTATTGAGAAATTGGTTGCATTTGTGTTGAATCATAAGGAATTGAACGGTGCCTCTGTCGTGCTACAGGTACGGAAGACAGAAGGGGCCTTTTGGCAAGAAAATGCAGCCTCATTGAAGCAATTGCTAACTGAAAAGCTGGATGAGCTAGGCTGTGAATGGGTTGTACGTGATGCTGAATATGTCATTTCTGTATTTGCAACGAATGATATGTTGTATGCTGGCGTATCCAGACCTGAACAGAATCTGTCAGACTGGAGCGGGGGCGCCGTACGTTTTCAAAAAGAAGAAGGACAGATCTCGCGGGCAAAGTTCAAATTGCTTGAAGCCGAGCAAACGTTTGGCATCGACTTTACTTCATTCCATAAGGCACTTGATATCGGCGCTGCACCAGGTGGATGGACCTCGTTCCTGCTTGAGCGCGGGCTTGAAGTAACGGCGGTAGATCCGGCGAAGATGGATGCGACCCTGCTGGCATCACCCAAACTGACTTTCTTGAAAAAGAATGCAGGGGATGTTCGTTTCCGCGAAGGAGAATTCGATCTGCTCGTATGTGATATGAGTTGGAGTCCGAAGCTGATGAGCCGACTTGTATCAGACCTTCTATATAGTCTGCAACCCGGGGGGACAGCAATTGTTACCGTGAAACTGTTGCATAAAAAACCGCTCGCGCTCATTAAAGACGTCATTGATACGTTTGAGCGTTCACGGATGCAGATTCAACGTTCCAAGCAGTTATTCCATAACCGCGAAGAGATTACACTTTATATGGTCAAATATTAA
- the rnz gene encoding ribonuclease Z — MELYFLGTNAGVPTLQRNVTSIGLRMLDERRALWLFDCGEGTQHQILSSPLKLSKLEKIFITHLHGDHVFGLPGLLSSRAYQGGTTPLTVYGPPGTERMISTTMELSQSRVNYDLNIVEHTGGVLFEDDSFIVEAALLEHRIDSYGYRVTEKDRPGSLDPAKLAEYGLKPGPLFGRLKRGETITLDNGDSLRPEDVLGAPKRGMVITILGDTRPCDNVQPLSINADVLVHEATFMHELADTAHEYYHSTSKQAAEAARAANVGQLIMTHFSSRYKDEDQLQPLLEEAQSVFPNTRLANEHQLIPVVHRRQES, encoded by the coding sequence ATGGAACTATATTTCCTGGGAACTAATGCTGGTGTACCTACGCTTCAACGGAATGTAACTTCCATTGGGCTACGCATGTTGGATGAGCGCAGAGCTTTGTGGTTGTTTGACTGCGGGGAAGGAACGCAGCACCAGATTTTGAGTTCTCCGCTTAAACTGAGCAAATTGGAGAAAATATTCATTACTCATCTGCATGGGGATCATGTATTTGGACTTCCAGGACTCCTCTCGAGCAGAGCCTATCAAGGTGGCACCACACCATTAACCGTATATGGTCCGCCAGGTACGGAACGAATGATCAGTACAACAATGGAGCTTAGCCAATCCCGGGTTAACTATGATTTGAATATCGTTGAACATACGGGCGGCGTCCTGTTCGAGGATGACAGTTTTATTGTGGAAGCAGCTTTGCTTGAGCATCGGATTGACAGCTATGGATACCGGGTTACGGAAAAAGATCGTCCAGGAAGCCTGGACCCAGCCAAACTGGCGGAATACGGTTTGAAACCAGGCCCATTGTTCGGCCGGCTGAAACGTGGAGAAACCATTACGTTGGATAACGGTGATTCACTTCGTCCAGAAGATGTATTGGGAGCGCCAAAACGTGGTATGGTAATCACCATATTGGGTGATACACGTCCATGTGACAATGTACAGCCTCTTTCCATCAATGCAGATGTGCTTGTGCATGAAGCTACATTCATGCATGAACTGGCCGATACAGCGCATGAGTACTATCATAGTACTTCTAAACAAGCGGCAGAAGCGGCTAGAGCAGCGAATGTCGGGCAATTGATCATGACTCACTTCAGTTCACGCTATAAGGATGAGGATCAACTTCAGCCACTTTTGGAAGAGGCGCAGTCCGTATTCCCGAATACCAGACTTGCAAACGAACACCAGCTTATTCCTGTCGTGCATCGCAGGCAAGAATCTTAA
- a CDS encoding SAF domain-containing protein → MSKLRKQSRQLIYAGLIGAGAVGLVFGGYVIYNVKTMGDVRSAVEARYLSAYEEKEAELKQQWDSGAQGWVTIRDIEAGEPILPEDLKLIAVPDAQAPRNLWSSTKQMEGQVAKIELKKGTAITTEMVYEDVPAPPDLRNRELQVVLLPSSLVKGDIIDVRIQFPTGQDYVLLSKKKVERLNAATLWITMTEEEILSLSSAIVDAYLHKASIYALTYVEPQFQTPAIATYPANSEVLKLLESDPNIVRRAEQELSRQVRSSLESSLAASMTAPSKGVEQDVAQSSVTYNSRPSSNNPATSDGVMWNDGSGNGAEANAGSVNDPAEALQTEQQSLLTGGE, encoded by the coding sequence TTGTCTAAATTAAGAAAACAAAGCCGTCAACTGATCTATGCCGGACTTATCGGAGCAGGAGCCGTAGGGTTGGTGTTCGGAGGATATGTTATTTACAATGTCAAAACGATGGGGGATGTCAGGTCAGCTGTAGAAGCCCGTTATTTATCGGCATATGAGGAAAAGGAAGCTGAATTAAAGCAACAATGGGATTCGGGAGCACAAGGATGGGTTACGATTCGGGATATTGAAGCAGGTGAACCGATATTACCGGAGGATCTGAAGCTCATTGCTGTTCCGGATGCACAAGCACCGCGAAACCTCTGGTCCAGTACCAAGCAGATGGAAGGCCAAGTGGCCAAAATAGAGTTAAAAAAAGGAACAGCCATTACCACCGAGATGGTGTATGAGGATGTACCGGCTCCGCCTGATTTAAGAAATCGAGAGCTGCAAGTTGTATTACTGCCGTCCTCACTCGTTAAGGGAGATATTATTGATGTTCGTATCCAATTCCCTACCGGACAGGATTATGTTCTCTTATCGAAGAAAAAAGTGGAACGACTCAATGCAGCTACCTTATGGATTACGATGACGGAGGAAGAGATTCTGTCACTCTCAAGTGCAATTGTAGATGCCTATTTACATAAAGCTTCAATCTATGCCTTAACCTATGTAGAACCACAGTTTCAGACACCTGCAATCGCGACGTATCCTGCCAATTCAGAAGTGTTAAAACTGCTGGAGAGTGATCCGAATATTGTTCGACGAGCCGAACAGGAATTATCCAGACAGGTGCGAAGTTCGCTTGAAAGTTCACTGGCCGCCTCCATGACAGCACCTTCAAAAGGGGTTGAACAGGATGTGGCACAATCCTCAGTTACCTATAACAGTCGTCCATCATCAAATAATCCGGCAACGTCGGATGGAGTGATGTGGAATGATGGTTCAGGAAACGGAGCAGAAGCTAATGCTGGAAGTGTAAATGATCCTGCTGAAGCTTTACAAACAGAACAGCAGAGCTTGCTAACGGGTGGAGAATAG
- a CDS encoding DNA-formamidopyrimidine glycosylase family protein — protein MPELPEMENYRTLLSEKILDLPITGVVINRDKTINTEPDLFINELTGNRIIFVERRAKHLIFHLANGKRLVLHLMLGGMIFWGTEEERPDRSTQVEIQFGDHILFFIGLRLGYLHLLTSKETEEAMSDLGPEPLDRRMNVERFASLLKGRRGTLKTTLVNQHIIAGIGNCYSDEIAFAAGLRPSSKTQNIVTSPELTERLFHSMQSVLREAASEGGYMEMPLMQGDTKTGSFDEQCRVYDREGETCPRCGGTIERVEITGKKAFFCPKCQHEA, from the coding sequence ATGCCGGAACTGCCGGAAATGGAAAATTACCGGACCTTGCTGTCCGAGAAAATACTTGATCTACCGATTACAGGTGTTGTAATTAATCGCGATAAAACGATAAATACGGAGCCTGATCTGTTCATCAATGAACTTACAGGCAATCGCATCATATTTGTTGAGCGCCGAGCGAAGCATCTGATTTTCCACTTGGCTAATGGTAAACGTCTGGTGCTGCACCTCATGTTGGGCGGTATGATTTTCTGGGGCACGGAAGAAGAACGTCCTGATCGTTCCACACAAGTGGAAATCCAGTTTGGCGATCACATTTTATTCTTTATTGGACTGCGCTTGGGTTATTTACATCTGCTTACTTCGAAAGAAACCGAAGAGGCAATGTCTGATCTCGGGCCTGAACCTTTGGATCGACGGATGAATGTGGAACGTTTTGCTTCTCTGTTGAAAGGTCGTCGGGGTACACTTAAGACAACGTTGGTAAACCAGCATATCATTGCAGGGATTGGCAACTGTTATTCGGATGAGATTGCCTTTGCTGCCGGTCTGAGACCAAGCTCCAAAACGCAGAACATCGTGACTTCACCTGAGCTGACGGAGCGCTTGTTCCATTCGATGCAATCCGTGTTGCGTGAAGCAGCTTCTGAGGGTGGTTATATGGAAATGCCACTGATGCAAGGGGATACGAAGACAGGAAGTTTTGACGAGCAATGTCGGGTGTACGATCGGGAAGGCGAGACTTGTCCGCGCTGCGGGGGAACGATTGAACGAGTGGAAATTACGGGCAAGAAGGCATTCTTCTGTCCGAAATGCCAGCATGAGGCCTAA
- a CDS encoding cyclic-phosphate processing receiver domain-containing protein codes for MHVFLDDYRACPKGFVLATNAEECLMLLREGDVDILSLDYELGPDSPNGGEVAASIVREGLFPREIYLHTSSMFGKRQMYEMLYSNKPDSVTIHNGPMTGEVMLRVAAGEES; via the coding sequence ATGCATGTTTTTCTGGATGACTATCGGGCGTGTCCGAAAGGATTTGTTCTGGCAACAAATGCAGAAGAGTGCCTGATGCTGCTAAGAGAAGGTGACGTGGATATTTTGTCTCTGGATTATGAGCTTGGTCCGGATTCGCCTAACGGCGGTGAGGTCGCGGCATCCATTGTACGAGAAGGTTTATTTCCGCGCGAGATCTATTTGCATACGTCCAGTATGTTTGGGAAACGCCAGATGTACGAGATGTTATACAGCAATAAACCGGATTCGGTAACCATTCATAATGGGCCAATGACGGGTGAGGTCATGCTGCGTGTTGCTGCGGGAGAAGAAAGTTAA
- a CDS encoding deoxyribonuclease IV, translating to MRPNRGIGAHVSTRGGFLQAAKRAHAMGATAFQYFPKNPRSLGLKSLDLKDAEQCRDWCEQQGLASIAHSPYPTNPALGMTRGEAGFHATIASIRNDLEISNACGSVGTVVHFGHIKTNDPLEGYQNLIHCLDTALENWNGHSKVLIENQAGDHGPMGTTMEEMIQIRKLSRYPEHIAFCFDTCHAFASGLWASGDEAVMLDKGRMLGYWDNVAAVHFNDSKYASGSCKDRHARIGQGYIGNESMKALLTAPEFQNAVVVLETETGEDGTHHDDIALMRSWL from the coding sequence ATGAGGCCTAACCGCGGAATCGGGGCACATGTCAGCACGAGAGGTGGATTTCTTCAGGCAGCCAAGAGAGCACATGCAATGGGGGCAACGGCATTTCAGTATTTTCCGAAGAACCCGCGTAGTCTTGGTCTGAAAAGTCTGGATCTCAAGGATGCTGAGCAGTGCAGGGATTGGTGTGAACAGCAGGGACTTGCTTCGATTGCACATTCACCCTATCCTACGAATCCGGCGTTGGGCATGACCCGTGGAGAGGCGGGCTTTCATGCTACAATAGCTTCTATTCGCAATGATCTTGAAATTTCGAATGCTTGCGGTTCTGTTGGGACAGTGGTCCATTTTGGACATATCAAAACAAACGATCCGCTGGAGGGTTATCAGAACCTCATTCATTGTCTGGATACCGCCTTGGAGAATTGGAATGGACATTCAAAGGTGCTGATTGAGAATCAGGCAGGTGATCATGGCCCGATGGGCACGACAATGGAAGAAATGATACAGATTCGCAAATTAAGCCGATATCCGGAGCATATTGCTTTTTGTTTTGACACATGCCATGCTTTTGCTTCAGGTTTATGGGCGTCAGGCGACGAAGCGGTGATGCTCGATAAAGGCAGGATGCTCGGATATTGGGATAATGTTGCTGCTGTACATTTCAATGATTCCAAATATGCGTCTGGTTCATGTAAGGATAGACATGCGAGAATCGGACAGGGATATATCGGAAATGAATCAATGAAAGCATTGTTAACTGCGCCTGAGTTCCAAAATGCGGTTGTTGTGCTAGAGACAGAAACGGGTGAAGATGGAACGCACCATGATGATATAGCGCTCATGCGTTCCTGGTTATAA